One genomic segment of Hymenobacter psoromatis includes these proteins:
- a CDS encoding DUF4197 domain-containing protein has translation MKNYLLSTALLALAAVLPAHAQFRLPSLGQVKEVITKTSTSTKTTPTTGAVGGLTNTEAANGLKEALIQGISKGSDQASQTDGFYLNKLIRIPFPPDAQRVATTLRSIGLGSQVDKFELSLNRGAEDAAKSAKPIFLNAIKQLTFTDVWNILTGQKDAATQYLKRTTTTQLTTAFMPIMQQSLAKVDATKYYSTLTTTYNQLPLVRPVQTDLNQYATGKAIDGLFTLIAQEEADIRQNPVARTTSLLKKVFGIGGN, from the coding sequence ATGAAAAATTACCTGCTTTCCACTGCCCTACTGGCGTTGGCCGCTGTCCTGCCCGCCCACGCTCAATTCCGCCTACCCAGCCTCGGCCAGGTGAAGGAGGTAATCACCAAAACCAGTACCAGTACGAAGACTACCCCAACGACCGGGGCCGTGGGCGGCCTCACCAATACCGAGGCCGCCAATGGCCTCAAGGAGGCGCTCATCCAGGGTATTTCGAAGGGCTCGGACCAGGCTTCGCAAACCGATGGCTTCTACCTGAATAAGCTCATCCGCATCCCGTTTCCGCCCGATGCGCAGCGCGTGGCCACTACCCTGCGCAGCATCGGGCTGGGCAGCCAGGTCGATAAGTTTGAGCTGTCGCTGAACCGGGGCGCGGAGGACGCGGCCAAGAGCGCCAAGCCCATTTTCCTGAACGCCATCAAGCAGCTGACCTTCACCGATGTGTGGAATATCCTGACCGGCCAGAAAGACGCGGCTACCCAGTATCTGAAGCGCACCACTACCACGCAGCTGACCACGGCCTTCATGCCCATTATGCAGCAAAGCCTGGCTAAAGTGGACGCTACCAAATATTATTCGACCCTCACCACCACCTACAACCAGCTGCCGCTGGTGCGGCCCGTGCAAACGGACCTTAACCAGTATGCTACCGGCAAGGCCATCGACGGGCTGTTCACGCTCATTGCTCAGGAGGAGGCCGACATTCGGCAAAATCCGGTGGCCCGCACTACTTCGCTGCTGAAAAAAGTATTTGGCATCGGTGGTAACTGA
- a CDS encoding class I SAM-dependent methyltransferase, giving the protein MKLRLRLFEFEDLPWFPAVIRAGMMDYLRFMITRLGIYRPVGPLLAAALRRTGQTHLLELGAGAGGGTETVLATLRAHAVPAATITLTDLYPQPAAWADVARRTSGAIRGLPTPVNALCVPADQPGFRVIFSAFHHFAPSQAAALLRDAVAGGVGVGVFEGAAKSWLEIGLALTVLPVAQLLLTPFFRPFQGSRLVFTYLLPVIPLATMWDGTVSILRMYPPAQLLALAALADPAGHYHWQAGQLRRWWGPRVTYLIGVPV; this is encoded by the coding sequence GTGAAGCTTCGCCTGCGCTTATTTGAGTTTGAGGACCTGCCGTGGTTTCCGGCCGTTATCCGGGCCGGGATGATGGACTATCTGCGGTTTATGATTACCCGGCTGGGGATTTACCGGCCCGTGGGGCCGCTGCTGGCCGCCGCCCTGCGCCGCACCGGCCAGACGCACTTGCTGGAGCTGGGCGCGGGCGCGGGCGGCGGCACCGAAACCGTGCTGGCCACCCTGCGCGCCCACGCGGTGCCGGCCGCCACCATCACCCTCACCGACCTCTACCCCCAGCCCGCCGCCTGGGCCGACGTGGCGCGGCGCACCAGCGGGGCCATTCGCGGCCTGCCTACCCCCGTGAATGCGCTATGCGTGCCGGCCGACCAGCCGGGGTTTCGGGTTATTTTTTCGGCCTTTCACCACTTTGCACCGTCGCAGGCCGCCGCGCTGCTGCGCGATGCCGTAGCGGGCGGCGTGGGCGTGGGCGTGTTTGAGGGTGCGGCCAAGAGCTGGCTCGAAATCGGGCTGGCGCTCACGGTACTGCCCGTGGCGCAGCTGCTGCTCACGCCGTTCTTTCGGCCTTTTCAGGGTAGTCGATTAGTTTTCACGTATTTACTACCCGTTATTCCGCTGGCGACTATGTGGGACGGTACGGTATCCATCCTACGCATGTACCCGCCCGCGCAGCTGTTGGCCCTGGCTGCACTGGCCGACCCGGCCGGCCATTACCACTGGCAGGCCGGGCAGCTACGCCGCTGGTGGGGCCCGCGGGTGACGTATCTGATTGGGGTTCCTGTTTAG
- a CDS encoding UbiA family prenyltransferase — protein MLLRLPFSLFLMPVFWFGLSALREPFSWGRALGAFAVLHLLVYPASNGYNSYYDRDEGSIGGLAAPPKVTPELLTLVRLFDALALGGALLLGWRFAVLVVVYLLVSKAYSYEGIRLKKYPLLSTAVVVVFQGAFTFLMAQVGVGAGPGALFEKTNLLLALVSSLFLCGSYPLTQIYQHQEDARRGDRTLSLRLGIRGTFIFAAGGLLAGTLLMGFTYWQRGEVQNLLIFLLATGPVVALFSRWAWLAWHDPALANFTWTMRMNQVSSVCLSVAFIGMLALGQR, from the coding sequence GTGCTACTACGGCTGCCGTTTTCGCTGTTTCTGATGCCCGTGTTCTGGTTCGGGCTCAGCGCCCTGCGCGAGCCGTTTAGCTGGGGGCGGGCGCTGGGGGCCTTTGCCGTGCTGCACCTGCTGGTGTACCCGGCTTCCAACGGCTACAACTCGTACTACGACCGCGACGAGGGCAGCATCGGGGGGCTGGCCGCGCCGCCTAAAGTCACGCCCGAGCTGCTGACGCTGGTGCGGCTTTTTGATGCGCTGGCGCTGGGCGGGGCGCTGCTGCTGGGCTGGCGCTTCGCAGTGCTGGTGGTGGTTTATCTACTGGTTTCCAAGGCGTACAGCTACGAGGGCATTCGGCTCAAAAAGTACCCGCTGCTGAGCACGGCCGTGGTGGTGGTGTTTCAGGGCGCATTTACCTTCCTCATGGCGCAGGTGGGGGTAGGGGCCGGGCCGGGGGCGCTGTTTGAGAAAACCAATTTGCTGCTGGCGCTGGTCAGCTCGCTGTTTTTGTGCGGCTCCTACCCCCTCACCCAAATCTATCAGCACCAGGAAGATGCGCGGCGCGGTGACCGCACGCTGAGCTTGCGGCTGGGCATTCGGGGCACGTTCATATTCGCGGCGGGCGGGCTGCTGGCGGGCACGCTGCTCATGGGATTCACCTACTGGCAACGCGGGGAAGTGCAAAACCTGTTGATTTTTTTGCTGGCGACCGGGCCGGTGGTGGCGCTGTTTTCGCGCTGGGCCTGGCTGGCCTGGCACGACCCGGCGCTAGCCAACTTCACCTGGACCATGCGGATGAATCAGGTGTCGTCGGTGTGCCTGAGCGTGGCGTTTATCGGGATGCTGGCGTTGGGTCAGCGATGA
- the rho gene encoding transcription termination factor Rho codes for MYTLNELKDRLLSELKEVAEQLNVGNFKRLSKQDLIYKILDHQAAQPDGSPAAKKPASAAAPTPPAEAEAPAARGTRGGAGRRRPAADTADQPFSDVAEPVKNTEPQEVSQAVEAEAPQPTRLERVEADEQALATTPVAEEEQTAPPTETNPTAETHSADENTVTMDDSQPRRERRERVDRAGRPLPRREPGQPAPAAAAEAATAEVPTPDPYADRRETREQRFERENRDGREPRENRDGRDQNQRRNDQPRNEFREPREPREPRENREPRDNNNGSNGNNGQPREPRPANGVGATDQPRLSREERYAQREAQRQQRREERQRTGGDDQAAATEQVDDSQQNTARQPQPERRDDNQRQPQQAPRPARTPELDLVVPGSGTMELMADGGYGFLRSPYYNYLSSPDDIYVSPQQVRQFGLKAGDTVQCTMRPPRENEKYFALVNVESMNGRTVEEVRDRVPFSHLTPLFADEKLKLSTKPTQISTRVLDLFAPIGKGQRGLIVAQPKTGKTVLLQEIANAISENHPEVYLIILLIDERPEEVTDMSRSVKAEVLSSTFDEMADRHVKIAELALDKARRLVECGHDVVILLDSITRLARAYNTVQPSSSRILSGGIDAGALQKPKRFFGAARNIEGPGSLTIIATALIETGSKMDEVIFEEFKGTGNMELQLDRKLANKRVFPAIDIPASGTRREDLLMSRDELSRVWVLRKFMTDMSATEAMEFLKDRMKGTKDNEEFLLAMNG; via the coding sequence ATGTATACTCTTAACGAGCTGAAAGACCGTCTTTTGTCTGAACTCAAGGAAGTTGCCGAGCAGCTAAATGTCGGGAACTTCAAGCGCTTGAGCAAGCAGGATTTGATTTATAAAATCTTGGACCACCAGGCCGCGCAGCCCGATGGTTCGCCCGCCGCTAAAAAGCCCGCTTCTGCCGCCGCGCCTACCCCCCCCGCCGAAGCTGAAGCCCCGGCTGCTCGCGGTACGCGGGGCGGGGCCGGCCGCCGCCGCCCGGCCGCCGACACGGCCGACCAGCCCTTTTCTGACGTGGCCGAGCCGGTAAAAAATACTGAGCCGCAAGAAGTTAGTCAAGCAGTTGAGGCCGAAGCGCCGCAGCCTACCCGCCTCGAACGGGTAGAAGCCGACGAGCAGGCCCTGGCCACCACCCCGGTAGCCGAGGAGGAGCAAACCGCGCCGCCTACCGAAACCAACCCCACGGCCGAAACCCATTCAGCCGATGAGAACACGGTGACGATGGACGACTCCCAGCCCCGCCGCGAGCGCCGCGAGCGCGTGGACCGCGCCGGCCGGCCCCTGCCACGCCGCGAGCCCGGCCAGCCCGCTCCGGCCGCCGCCGCTGAGGCCGCCACCGCCGAAGTTCCTACTCCCGACCCTTACGCCGACCGCCGCGAAACCCGCGAGCAGCGCTTCGAGCGGGAAAACCGCGATGGCCGCGAGCCGCGCGAAAACCGGGATGGCCGCGACCAGAACCAACGTCGCAACGACCAGCCCCGCAACGAGTTCCGCGAGCCGCGTGAACCACGCGAGCCGCGTGAAAACCGCGAACCACGCGATAATAACAACGGTAGCAACGGCAACAACGGCCAGCCCCGCGAGCCGCGCCCCGCCAATGGGGTAGGGGCCACCGACCAGCCCCGCCTTAGCCGCGAGGAGCGCTATGCCCAGCGCGAAGCCCAGCGCCAGCAGCGCCGCGAAGAGCGCCAGCGCACCGGCGGCGATGACCAGGCAGCTGCTACTGAACAAGTAGATGATAGCCAGCAGAATACGGCTAGGCAGCCGCAGCCAGAGCGCCGCGACGATAACCAGCGCCAGCCGCAGCAGGCTCCGCGCCCGGCCCGCACCCCCGAGTTAGACTTGGTAGTACCCGGCTCGGGCACGATGGAGCTGATGGCCGATGGTGGCTACGGCTTCCTGCGCTCGCCGTATTACAATTACTTATCCTCGCCCGACGACATCTACGTGTCGCCGCAGCAGGTGCGGCAGTTTGGCCTCAAGGCCGGCGATACGGTGCAGTGCACCATGCGCCCGCCCCGCGAAAACGAGAAATACTTTGCCCTGGTAAACGTGGAGAGTATGAACGGCCGCACGGTGGAGGAAGTACGCGACCGCGTGCCGTTCAGTCACTTAACCCCGCTTTTTGCCGACGAGAAGCTCAAGCTCAGTACCAAGCCGACCCAGATTAGCACCCGCGTGCTCGACCTGTTTGCGCCCATCGGCAAGGGGCAGCGCGGCCTTATCGTGGCCCAGCCCAAGACGGGTAAGACGGTACTTTTGCAGGAAATCGCCAACGCGATTTCGGAGAATCACCCCGAGGTCTACCTCATTATTTTGCTGATAGATGAGCGCCCGGAGGAAGTGACCGACATGTCGCGCTCGGTGAAGGCCGAGGTGCTGTCTTCTACCTTCGACGAGATGGCCGACCGCCACGTAAAAATCGCCGAACTGGCCCTAGACAAAGCCCGCCGGCTAGTAGAGTGCGGCCACGACGTGGTGATTCTGCTCGATTCAATTACCCGCCTGGCGCGGGCCTACAACACGGTGCAGCCCAGCTCATCGCGCATCCTTTCGGGTGGTATTGATGCCGGCGCGCTGCAAAAGCCCAAGCGTTTCTTCGGTGCGGCCCGTAATATCGAAGGCCCTGGTTCCCTGACAATTATCGCCACCGCCCTCATCGAAACCGGTTCCAAGATGGACGAGGTTATCTTCGAAGAATTCAAAGGCACCGGCAACATGGAACTCCAGCTCGACCGCAAGCTGGCCAACAAGCGCGTGTTTCCGGCCATTGACATCCCGGCTTCCGGCACCCGCCGCGAAGACCTGCTGATGAGCCGCGACGAGCTGAGCCGCGTGTGGGTGCTCCGCAAATTCATGACCGACATGAGCGCCACCGAGGCAATGGAATTCCTCAAGGACCGCATGAAAGGCACCAAGGACAACGAAGAATTCCTGCTGGCGATGAACGGGTAA
- a CDS encoding alginate lyase family protein, producing MLTADPRFAATAQRILDAWAGTLRQVATPQGKADVNFNLPYMIMAASWVRGVGGWHSAPFDQFLRTTVLPVSQAANPRNHGLWGVLLDASAAAYLGDAPRLRTARERWQILMRGEVAADSSLPEEMQRSGTTNWRSGPDKGFKGLAYTHYALLPASLAAKIFADQQQPVWRTPGGQLLQAAFDRAAAWTLHPDTFPYFASNGGHLEGVRNAAYFALLLHYYPNQDAEAVLRQGDVGMNGFQLLELFAPAPAGSGAPVLAR from the coding sequence CTGCTCACCGCCGACCCGCGCTTTGCCGCCACCGCCCAGCGCATCCTGGATGCCTGGGCCGGGACGCTCCGGCAGGTGGCTACGCCGCAGGGCAAGGCCGACGTGAATTTTAATCTGCCCTATATGATTATGGCGGCCAGTTGGGTGCGGGGGGTAGGCGGCTGGCACAGCGCGCCATTTGACCAGTTTCTGCGCACCACGGTGCTGCCCGTATCGCAGGCCGCTAACCCGCGCAACCACGGCCTGTGGGGCGTGCTGCTGGATGCCAGCGCCGCCGCTTACCTGGGCGACGCCCCGCGGCTGCGCACGGCCCGTGAGCGTTGGCAAATCTTGATGCGCGGCGAAGTGGCCGCCGATAGCAGCCTACCGGAGGAAATGCAGCGCAGTGGCACCACCAACTGGCGCAGCGGCCCCGACAAAGGCTTCAAGGGCCTGGCCTACACGCACTACGCCCTGCTGCCAGCTAGCCTGGCCGCCAAAATTTTTGCCGACCAGCAGCAGCCCGTGTGGCGCACCCCCGGCGGGCAATTGCTGCAAGCCGCCTTCGACCGGGCGGCCGCCTGGACCCTGCACCCCGACACATTTCCGTACTTCGCCAGCAACGGCGGCCACCTGGAAGGTGTGCGCAATGCCGCTTATTTTGCTCTGCTGCTGCATTACTACCCCAATCAGGATGCCGAAGCCGTGTTGCGGCAGGGCGACGTAGGCATGAACGGCTTTCAGCTGCTGGAGCTGTTTGCGCCCGCGCCCGCGGGCAGCGGGGCTCCGGTACTCGCCCGCTGA
- the serS gene encoding serine--tRNA ligase, which yields MLQIQVLKEQTDRVLAGLAKRNFLTAEADVRAILDLDQRRRAIQTQHDAAQAEANELARRIGGLLKSGDRAAADDLKTHTTALKAQIKTQADELTATEQQQTQLLYKLPNVPHASVPAGRSAQDNEVVREHGTKPTLPVGSLPHWDLIKQYDIIDFELGIKITGAGFPVYKGQGARLQRALINFFLDEARDAGYTEVQPPILVNEASGYGTGNLPDKEGQMYYDAADNLYLIPTAEVPITNLYRDEIIAADKLPVRNTGYTPCFRREAGSWGADVRGLNRLHQFDKVEIVQITQPENSYAAHEVMVSYVESLLQKLELPYRVLRLCGGDMGFTSALTYDLEVWSAAQGRWLEVSSVSNFETFQANRLKCRYRAEGGKMQLLHTLNGSALALPRIVAALLENNQSPEGIRLPQALHSYCGFETIS from the coding sequence ATGCTGCAAATCCAAGTTTTGAAAGAGCAAACCGACCGCGTGCTGGCCGGCCTTGCCAAACGCAATTTCCTGACAGCCGAAGCGGATGTGCGCGCTATCCTGGACCTCGACCAGCGCCGCCGCGCCATCCAGACCCAGCACGACGCCGCTCAGGCCGAAGCCAATGAACTGGCCCGCCGCATCGGGGGCCTGCTGAAAAGCGGCGACCGCGCCGCGGCCGACGACCTTAAGACCCACACCACCGCCCTCAAAGCCCAAATTAAAACCCAGGCCGACGAGCTGACGGCCACCGAGCAGCAGCAAACCCAGCTGCTCTACAAGCTGCCCAACGTGCCGCACGCGAGCGTGCCTGCCGGCCGCTCGGCCCAGGATAATGAGGTGGTGCGCGAGCACGGCACCAAGCCCACGCTGCCCGTCGGCTCCCTACCCCATTGGGACTTGATTAAGCAGTACGATATCATTGATTTTGAGCTGGGTATCAAGATTACCGGCGCAGGCTTTCCAGTGTATAAGGGGCAGGGCGCGCGCTTGCAACGGGCACTGATTAATTTCTTTCTGGACGAGGCGCGCGACGCGGGCTACACCGAGGTGCAGCCGCCTATCCTGGTGAACGAGGCCAGCGGCTACGGTACTGGTAATCTGCCTGATAAGGAGGGCCAGATGTACTACGACGCGGCCGATAACCTCTACCTCATCCCGACCGCGGAGGTGCCGATTACTAACCTCTACCGCGACGAGATTATCGCGGCCGATAAGCTGCCCGTGCGTAATACCGGTTACACGCCCTGCTTCCGGCGCGAGGCTGGCTCGTGGGGAGCCGATGTGCGCGGCCTGAACCGCCTGCACCAATTTGACAAAGTGGAGATAGTACAAATTACGCAACCCGAAAACTCCTACGCCGCCCACGAAGTAATGGTAAGTTACGTAGAGAGCCTGCTCCAGAAACTGGAGCTTCCCTACCGCGTATTGCGCCTATGCGGTGGGGATATGGGTTTTACCTCAGCCCTGACCTACGACCTGGAAGTGTGGAGTGCAGCCCAGGGTCGCTGGCTGGAAGTCTCGTCGGTGTCCAATTTTGAGACCTTTCAGGCTAATCGCCTCAAGTGCCGCTACCGGGCCGAGGGTGGCAAGATGCAGCTGCTACACACGCTTAACGGCTCGGCCCTGGCCCTACCCCGCATTGTAGCCGCGCTACTCGAAAATAATCAGTCGCCCGAAGGCATCAGACTGCCGCAAGCGCTGCATAGCTACTGTGGCTTCGAAACTATCAGCTAA
- a CDS encoding DUF2911 domain-containing protein, with protein sequence MKNFATHLGAPVVLAAMLLAAPVAQAQIITPQPSPKSTVMQRVGLSDVTITYSRPGVKGRTIFGADNSVVPNGKRWRTGANATTSIKFSDEVTIEGHKIPAGEYGMYTVPQATEWTLVLNKSLKQGADVDGFKDDQDVLRFTLKPYKLPAKVETFTINFADLTPATASVVMEWENTGVKFRILSDVDSKVMAQIDEKVVKNPNPTANDLAGAAVYYNDNNKDPKQALAWMEKANATQPKYWNVNTEAKIRLKMKDYKGAIAAAEKSKKLAMEALPPNGDYVKMDDELIAEAKKGGKK encoded by the coding sequence ATGAAAAATTTTGCTACGCACCTCGGGGCTCCCGTGGTGCTCGCCGCTATGCTGCTGGCCGCGCCGGTCGCCCAGGCCCAGATTATAACGCCCCAGCCCAGCCCCAAAAGCACGGTGATGCAGCGCGTGGGCCTCTCCGACGTGACTATTACCTACTCGCGGCCCGGCGTGAAGGGCCGTACTATTTTTGGGGCCGACAACTCGGTAGTACCCAACGGTAAGCGCTGGCGTACAGGGGCTAACGCTACCACGAGCATCAAGTTTTCGGACGAAGTAACCATTGAGGGCCACAAGATTCCGGCTGGCGAGTACGGCATGTATACCGTGCCGCAGGCTACTGAATGGACCTTGGTACTCAACAAAAGTCTCAAGCAAGGGGCCGACGTGGACGGCTTCAAGGATGACCAGGACGTGCTACGCTTCACCCTGAAGCCCTACAAGCTGCCGGCCAAAGTCGAGACCTTCACCATCAACTTCGCCGACCTGACGCCCGCTACCGCCTCCGTGGTGATGGAGTGGGAAAATACCGGCGTTAAGTTTCGGATTCTGAGCGACGTGGACAGCAAGGTGATGGCGCAGATTGACGAGAAAGTAGTCAAAAACCCGAACCCTACGGCCAACGACCTAGCCGGGGCCGCCGTGTACTACAACGATAATAACAAGGACCCCAAGCAGGCCCTGGCCTGGATGGAGAAGGCCAACGCTACCCAGCCCAAGTACTGGAACGTGAATACGGAAGCCAAAATCCGCCTGAAAATGAAAGATTATAAAGGAGCCATCGCCGCCGCCGAAAAGTCGAAAAAACTGGCTATGGAGGCGCTGCCACCCAATGGCGATTACGTGAAAATGGACGATGAGCTGATTGCTGAAGCCAAGAAGGGAGGTAAGAAGTAG
- a CDS encoding CocE/NonD family hydrolase codes for MKQLLLAACLLALDTPAARAQSLVLPPDTQRVSDTQGLARVFADTLYTREHYDKREIQIPMRDGVKLYTVLYVPKDADRVRYPILLTRTPYSAGPYGPGQYRLRVNPDGFLLREGYIFAIQDVRGRYLSEGAFEDIRPEDGPHAGKKAVDESTDTYDTIEFLTKKGPKNNGRVGQLGISYPGFYTTVGLLSRHPALKASSPQAPVMNWFWDDDHHNGAFFLTNVMSFWATFGQPRPQPQAHYPDGPPMKTPDGYAFYQNLGPLKNVNERYFHGQYQHWSDLVAHPNYDAFWQARDPRPHLHDLKAAVLVVGGFNDAEDLFGTLHTYQAIEEQNPGLSNRFVWGPWVHGGWSNTSGEYVGNVEYGPSPSLWYQQYIEAPFFKSYLKDANPGAALAGLPEATVFEGGSNRWRAFDAWPPRQAQAKTLYFRQAGGLSFSPPTSGDNERRMAGINFEFDQFVSDPAHPVPYTEAIAPGMTKQYMTDDQRFASRRPDVLTYQTEPLAEALTLAGPIEARLQVATTGTDADWVVKIIDVYPDDTPDNAHTAPGQHLAGYQQLVRSEVMRGRFRDSFTTPQPFVANAVTAVPFTVQDLLHTFKKGHRLMVQIQSTWFPLVDLNPQTYVPNIFEASAGDFKAETHRLYHNPAHASQLIVKVLP; via the coding sequence ATGAAACAGCTCTTACTTGCCGCCTGCCTGCTTGCCCTGGATACCCCCGCCGCCCGCGCGCAGTCGCTGGTCCTACCCCCCGATACCCAGCGCGTGAGCGATACGCAGGGCCTGGCCCGCGTTTTCGCCGATACGCTCTACACCCGCGAGCACTACGATAAGCGCGAAATTCAGATACCGATGCGCGACGGGGTGAAGCTCTACACCGTGCTCTACGTGCCCAAGGATGCCGACCGCGTGCGCTACCCCATCCTACTCACCCGCACGCCCTACTCGGCGGGTCCCTACGGGCCGGGCCAGTACCGCCTGCGCGTAAACCCCGACGGTTTTTTGCTGCGCGAGGGCTATATTTTCGCCATTCAGGACGTGCGGGGGCGCTATTTATCGGAAGGTGCTTTTGAGGATATTCGGCCCGAGGACGGCCCGCACGCTGGCAAAAAAGCCGTGGACGAAAGCACCGACACCTACGATACCATTGAGTTTCTGACTAAAAAAGGCCCTAAGAACAACGGCCGCGTGGGGCAGTTGGGTATTTCTTACCCCGGCTTTTACACCACGGTGGGCCTGCTGAGCCGCCATCCCGCCCTGAAGGCTTCCAGCCCGCAAGCGCCGGTCATGAACTGGTTTTGGGACGATGACCACCACAACGGCGCGTTTTTCCTGACGAACGTGATGAGCTTCTGGGCCACCTTTGGCCAGCCCCGCCCTCAGCCGCAGGCCCACTACCCCGACGGCCCGCCCATGAAAACACCCGACGGCTACGCTTTTTACCAGAACCTGGGCCCGCTCAAAAACGTGAATGAGCGCTACTTCCACGGCCAGTATCAGCACTGGAGCGACTTGGTGGCCCACCCCAACTACGATGCCTTCTGGCAGGCCCGCGACCCGCGCCCGCACCTGCACGACCTGAAAGCGGCCGTGCTGGTAGTGGGTGGTTTCAACGATGCCGAGGACCTTTTTGGCACCCTGCACACCTACCAGGCCATCGAAGAGCAAAACCCCGGCCTCAGCAACCGCTTCGTGTGGGGGCCGTGGGTGCACGGCGGCTGGAGCAACACCAGCGGCGAGTACGTGGGCAACGTGGAGTACGGCCCCTCGCCGTCGCTTTGGTACCAGCAATACATCGAGGCACCCTTTTTTAAGTCGTATCTGAAAGATGCTAATCCTGGCGCAGCCCTCGCGGGCCTGCCCGAAGCTACTGTTTTTGAGGGGGGTAGCAACCGTTGGCGCGCCTTCGATGCCTGGCCACCCCGGCAGGCCCAGGCAAAGACGCTGTACTTCCGGCAGGCCGGCGGCCTCAGCTTCAGCCCGCCCACCAGCGGCGACAACGAACGCCGCATGGCCGGCATCAACTTCGAGTTTGACCAGTTCGTGAGCGACCCCGCTCATCCTGTGCCCTACACCGAGGCCATCGCCCCCGGCATGACCAAACAATATATGACTGACGACCAGCGCTTTGCCAGCCGTCGCCCCGACGTGCTCACCTACCAAACCGAGCCGCTGGCCGAAGCCCTGACATTGGCCGGACCCATCGAAGCGCGGCTGCAAGTAGCCACCACCGGCACCGATGCCGACTGGGTGGTGAAAATTATTGATGTTTACCCCGACGACACCCCCGACAATGCTCATACCGCCCCCGGTCAGCACCTGGCCGGCTATCAGCAGCTGGTGCGCTCAGAGGTGATGCGCGGCCGCTTCCGCGACAGCTTCACCACGCCCCAGCCCTTCGTGGCCAATGCGGTAACTGCCGTGCCCTTCACCGTGCAGGACCTGCTGCACACGTTCAAAAAAGGCCACCGCTTGATGGTGCAAATCCAAAGCACCTGGTTTCCGCTCGTGGACCTGAACCCCCAAACCTACGTGCCTAATATCTTCGAGGCCAGTGCCGGCGACTTTAAGGCCGAAACGCACCGGCTGTACCATAATCCCGCGCACGCTTCGCAGCTGATAGTGAAGGTGTTGCCGTAG